In the Drosophila biarmipes strain raj3 chromosome X, RU_DBia_V1.1, whole genome shotgun sequence genome, one interval contains:
- the LOC108021882 gene encoding uncharacterized protein LOC108021882, with translation MFNKSIVVALIVCACYLGTIDARPGGLDVLGGGGSLPLVGPLATGALSGVAGGATSGLTSGVLASALPAVTGGHQGLLGAAPGITG, from the exons ATGTTCAACAAGTCGATCGTCGTGGCCCTCATTGTGTGCG CCTGCTACCTGGGCACTATTGATGCTCGTCCTGGAGGCCTCGATGTGCTCGGTGGTGGTGGTTCACTGCCGCTAGTTGGTCCTTTAGCTACGGGAGCTCTCAGTGGCGTTGCTGGTGGAGCTACTAGTGGACTTACCAGTGGCGTACTTGCATCCGCCCTTCCCGCGGTGACCGGCGGACATCAGGGTCTTTTGGGAGCAGCTCCAGGAATTACAGGCTAA
- the LOC108021890 gene encoding uncharacterized protein LOC108021890 gives MSAQKLLFIALLLVVMMAVAWSLPSQAQNATNTSSERRRLIKDFVAKVHELISILMKQLQQLAAIK, from the exons ATGTCAGCCCAGAAATTATTGTTCATTGCCCTGCTTCTTG taGTGATGATGGCAGTGGCCTGGAGTTTGCCCAGTCAAGCGCAGAATGCGACGAACACCTCGTCTGAGAGAAGACGGCTGATCAAGGATTTTGTGGCCAAAGTTCACGAGTTAATAAGCATATTAATGAAGCAGTTGCAACAACTGGCAGCCATTAAATAG
- the LOC108021878 gene encoding integumentary mucin C.1: protein MLPSRKHLIAFVVVTTLVGLTVGQESTFLASITSSNNTLQSANGTSVNETISINISEIIAAAEAASNATDSSSTTASSLATTEASSTSTATSATLTTTTATSTSSTSTQAAITTTTETLTSTQSTATTSTPPTTTNTPTTTTTQALTTTQAPTTTLQTITTTQQPTTTVSVATTSTAASTTTPLTTTQTSTTTPQSTTTIATPLSTTTITPTTTPQSTATTAQDLTTTPQPTTQTTTAATLTTAPTQTSTTTTQFTSTTTQLSTTTTQPSITTTQPSTTTTQSSTTTIQPTTTTVKPTTTTTFQPTTKIAQTTTTAPQSTTSTTLAATTSTEALTTLADSTTLSTTVADSTTISTTIVDSTTVPTTTTSTTPPAYTVYTVEPYPNIYGRSNEIGKPQRKLRKGRKGRRGRRPRRRTTLAPLTTSSSTTTTTTTTTARTTLSGFDDFSDDYEDLVLNSNNVLEPFPQLPLYLGNIDNNRIPN, encoded by the exons ATGCTGCCGTCACGTAAACATTTAATTGCCTTCGTTGTGGTGACAACATTAG TCGGCCTAACAGTGGGCCAGGAGTCCACGTTTCTGGCCTCGATCACCAGCTCGAACAACACGCTTCAGTCGGCGAATGGAACGAGCGTTAACGAGAccatttcaataaatattagCGAAATAATTGCAGCTGCTGAGGCGGCATCAAATGCCACAGATTCCTCCAGCACTACAGCATCTTCCTTAGCGACAACTGAAGCATCGTCGACTTCAACAGCAACTTCTGCAACATTAACGACAACTACAGCAACATCTACTAGTTCAACATCCACGCAAGCAGCAATTACCACAACCACTGAAACATTAACAAGCACACAGTCGACTGCAACAACAAGCACTCCACCTACCACAACCAACActccaacaacaacaaccacacaAGCTTTAACAACTACACAAGCCCCCACAACAACACTGCAAACTATAACAACGACACAACAGCCGACCACAACTGTTTCTGTTGCTACAACAAGTACTGCAGCTTCCACAACAACACCACTAACCACTACTCAGACTTCAACAACAACTCCACAATCgacaacaacaatagcaacgCCTTTATCCACAACAACAATCACACCAACAACAACTCCACAATCCACAGCAACAACCGCTCAAGATTTAACAACAACACCACAGCCCACAACTCAAACTACAACAGCAGCCACATTGACAACAGCACCTACTCAAacttcaacaacaacaacacaattTACTTCCACAACAACACAGCtttcaacaacaacaacacagcCTTCAATAACAACAACACAGCCTTCAACAACAACCACTCAAAGCTCCACAACTACAATACAGCCCACAACAACCACAGTAAAacccacaacaacaacaacatttcAGCCCACAACAAAAATAGCACAGACCACAACAACAGCTCCACAGTCAACAACATCAACCACTCTAGCAGCAACAACCAGCACAGAAGCTTTAACCACACTTGCTGATAGCACAACACTTTCAACAACAGTTGCAGATAGCACTACCATTTCAACAACAATTGTTGATAGCACAACCGTTCCAACCACAACGACCAGCACAACACCACCCGCTTACACCGTTTACACCGTGGAACCCTACCCGAATATTTATGGCCGATCGAATGAGATTGGCAAGCCACAGCGCAAACTGCGAAAGGGTCGCAAGGGTCGCCGCGGCAGGAGACCCCGTCGCCGCACGACCTTGGCACCACTGACCACTAGCAGCtccaccacaacaacaacaacaacaacaaccgccAGGACGACGCTCAGTGGTTTTGATGACTTCAGCGATGACTACGAGGATCTAGTCCTCAACTCGAACAATGTGCTAGAGCCATTTCCACAGCTGCCTCTCTATCTCGGAAATATCGACAATAACAGGATCCCCAATTAA
- the LOC108021880 gene encoding uncharacterized protein LOC108021880, whose product MNPFRPRHNANHHHRARLNLDRLPGDVDRHGERSVDRSVDRSVDRRLRLAQMPAIRLRLDRRPDLERFMMNVRILLQRQRANFNLGAGDGVYVWNWREPPMATGLMGEGDGESYGDLMDEAPLPPARALPPNA is encoded by the coding sequence ATGAACCCGTTTCGACCACGTCACAATGCGAATCATCACCATCGCGCCCGCCTCAATCTGGACCGTTTGCCCGGCGATGTGGATCGCCACGGGGAGAGATCGGTGGACAGATCGGTGGACAGATCCGTGGATAGACGGCTGCGGCTGGCGCAAATGCCGGCGATTCGATTGCGGCTCGATCGGCGGCCGGACCTGGAGCGCTTCATGATGAACGTGCGCATCCTGCTGCAGCGCCAGCGGGCCAACTTCAATCTGGGAGCCGGCGACGGTGTCTACGTGTGGAACTGGCGTGAGCCCCCCATGGCCACCGGCCTGATGGGCGAGGGCGATGGCGAGAGCTATGGCGATCTCATGGACGAGGCACCACTGCCGCCAGCGCGTGCCCTGCCGCCCAATGCCTAG